In Pelagicoccus sp. SDUM812003, the following are encoded in one genomic region:
- a CDS encoding AAA family ATPase, giving the protein MYQSFYGLREMPFNITPDPNFLYLSPTHQEALQHLKYGVAEKKGFIVLTGEVGCGKTTLCRHFINEIDDEKYETALILNPRITETQLLKTILKELGAEGSMSRSRSGLVQQVNDLLLEKIQAGKDILLIIDEAQNLTFELLEQLRLLSNLETDKQKLLQIILMGQPEFKEILAEERLRQLRQRILVHTELKPLNRIQIEQYIHHRIAMAGGQGIPFFTSWAVRWISWKSGGIPRIVNNICDKSLLSSYIRNSEVVTWRDVRAALKEIKTLDFK; this is encoded by the coding sequence ATGTACCAAAGTTTCTACGGCCTCAGAGAGATGCCTTTCAACATCACTCCTGATCCGAACTTTCTCTACCTAAGTCCCACCCACCAAGAAGCGCTCCAACACCTGAAATACGGAGTGGCGGAAAAGAAAGGCTTCATCGTGCTGACCGGCGAGGTCGGTTGCGGAAAAACCACCTTGTGTCGCCATTTCATCAACGAGATCGACGACGAGAAATACGAGACCGCGCTCATCCTCAATCCCCGCATCACGGAGACGCAGCTTCTCAAGACCATTCTGAAGGAACTGGGAGCTGAGGGATCGATGAGCCGCAGCCGAAGCGGTCTGGTGCAGCAGGTGAACGACCTGCTCTTGGAGAAGATTCAAGCGGGCAAGGACATCCTGCTGATCATCGACGAGGCTCAGAACCTGACCTTCGAGCTGCTGGAGCAGCTCCGTCTGCTCTCCAACCTAGAGACCGACAAGCAGAAGCTCCTGCAAATCATCCTGATGGGCCAGCCGGAATTCAAGGAGATCCTGGCCGAGGAGCGCTTGCGCCAGCTTCGCCAACGCATTCTGGTGCATACGGAGCTCAAGCCTCTGAACCGCATCCAGATCGAGCAATACATTCACCACCGCATCGCCATGGCCGGCGGACAAGGCATTCCCTTTTTCACCAGCTGGGCCGTTCGATGGATCAGCTGGAAATCCGGCGGAATCCCCCGCATCGTGAACAATATTTGCGACAAGTCCCTGCTTTCCTCCTATATCCGCAACAGCGAGGTCGTGACCTGGCGAGACGTGCGAGCGGCGTTGAAGGAGATCAAGACTCTGGACTTCAAGTAG
- a CDS encoding septum formation initiator family protein produces MSTLPMKSTRFVNLLFSIVFLAVAVFASVFLYRDYQHYDNLRTQQTLLEKRLDSLDAEHEEREQQLQMLKGDTEYIESVIRAKLKYAKEDETIFRFEK; encoded by the coding sequence ATGAGCACGCTACCAATGAAGTCCACCCGGTTCGTAAACCTCTTATTCTCCATCGTCTTTCTGGCGGTCGCCGTTTTCGCTTCGGTATTCCTGTATCGGGATTATCAGCACTACGACAATTTGCGCACGCAGCAGACTCTTCTGGAGAAGCGCTTGGATAGCCTTGATGCCGAGCATGAGGAGCGTGAACAGCAGCTGCAAATGCTGAAGGGCGATACTGAATACATCGAAAGCGTGATTCGGGCGAAGCTCAAGTACGCCAAGGAGGACGAGACGATCTTTCGTTTCGAGAAATAG
- a CDS encoding UDPGP type 1 family protein: MEIQQLFESHGQNQVFRFWKELSEQERSQLVSQAEEIDLRELDNLVDTLVKRKGETAHLDYSKLQPAPYLPIPEDRSKDAQWQEAKRIGEEALRAGKVAAFTVAGGQGTRLGYDGPKGTFPVTPVKSKSLFQVFAEKIQAARVCYQSSIPWFIMTSDINHQATVSFFEENDYFGLEAGSVSFFRQGRMPAVDFEGKIILDGKGSIAMSPDGHGGALRALDRSGSLDAMQKAGIEAISYFQVDNPLVQPVDPYFIGFHLKTGSTMSSKMLPKAYEKEKLGHFCVLDGTTQIVEYSDMPDELCALRDEDGQLSFRAGSIAIHVISLSFARDLATGGSDLSLPFHRADKKIPFVDEAGEIQKPDTPNGVKFEMFVFDAIPFANNPLIIETTRLNDFSPVKNAEGVDSPESCKADQVALYKSWLEAVGVSVPDDFAHSIEISPLFATDSDSFVMAWSRKPQRLDFSGDIYISG, encoded by the coding sequence ATGGAAATTCAGCAGCTATTCGAATCTCACGGTCAGAATCAGGTCTTTCGCTTCTGGAAAGAGCTATCCGAACAAGAGCGGTCCCAGCTCGTCTCTCAAGCCGAGGAGATCGATTTGCGCGAGCTGGACAATCTGGTCGATACCTTGGTGAAACGAAAAGGCGAGACCGCTCACCTCGACTACTCCAAGCTGCAGCCGGCTCCGTACCTCCCTATTCCCGAGGACCGATCGAAGGACGCTCAATGGCAGGAGGCGAAACGGATCGGAGAGGAGGCTCTGCGCGCGGGCAAGGTGGCGGCCTTCACCGTGGCAGGCGGACAAGGCACCCGTCTCGGATACGATGGGCCGAAAGGCACCTTCCCGGTGACGCCGGTGAAGTCCAAATCGCTTTTTCAGGTATTCGCGGAAAAGATACAGGCAGCTCGGGTTTGCTACCAGAGCTCTATCCCTTGGTTCATCATGACCAGCGATATCAACCACCAGGCGACGGTTTCGTTTTTCGAGGAGAACGACTATTTTGGCCTTGAGGCGGGTTCGGTTTCCTTCTTCCGCCAAGGACGAATGCCGGCGGTCGATTTCGAAGGAAAGATCATATTGGATGGAAAGGGCTCGATCGCCATGAGTCCGGATGGGCATGGCGGCGCTCTGCGGGCTTTGGATCGTAGTGGATCGCTGGATGCGATGCAAAAGGCGGGCATTGAAGCGATCAGCTATTTCCAGGTGGACAATCCGCTGGTGCAACCGGTCGACCCGTACTTCATCGGTTTCCACCTCAAGACTGGCTCTACCATGTCGAGCAAGATGCTGCCCAAGGCTTACGAGAAGGAAAAGCTTGGTCATTTCTGCGTATTGGACGGCACGACTCAGATTGTTGAATACAGCGATATGCCGGACGAGCTCTGCGCTTTGCGCGATGAGGATGGACAGCTTTCCTTCCGTGCGGGAAGTATCGCGATCCACGTTATCTCGCTCAGTTTCGCTCGTGATTTGGCCACGGGTGGCAGCGACCTCTCCTTGCCGTTTCACCGAGCGGACAAAAAGATTCCTTTCGTCGACGAGGCAGGGGAGATCCAAAAGCCGGATACGCCGAATGGAGTGAAGTTTGAAATGTTCGTTTTCGATGCGATCCCCTTCGCGAACAACCCGCTTATCATCGAGACCACCCGTCTCAACGACTTCAGCCCGGTGAAGAACGCCGAAGGCGTCGATTCGCCGGAAAGCTGCAAGGCGGACCAGGTCGCTCTATACAAGTCTTGGTTGGAGGCGGTCGGCGTTTCCGTGCCAGACGACTTCGCCCACAGCATCGAGATCTCGCCCCTGTTCGCGACCGACTCAGACAGTTTCGTGATGGCTTGGAGCCGGAAACCGCAGCGACTCGACTTCTCAGGCGATATTTACATATCCGGCTGA
- a CDS encoding response regulator, translating to MASSPITSLVVESDLHRANQILCSLSESQDPVFHCVHVRSLADAERVFEERAIDLIVSRVFLPGFEDGSALAAYRSRMPGALLIALIEDEEKGAMLDATQQLSDECLFYRDLDKPSLMEAIRLAWERRDLLDELKLRQTNQTSGKATYKALLNCMDEALFLVSRPEGELLFTNDVAETWYPNSKDSILKELFEYGVLDSESIELEIATTNPIIPNAELRSVALDWRGQDCCMITLRNISKRKRAEEAYKTSQRRLELALKTSNIGMWSWDLRSNQLQFSERWKKQLGFGSHEFSNTLAAFREALHPEDRDHVVGELRRALKGEIKELEFEYRMIHRDGSYRHILSRAEVFPDSQGRLSALLGTHIDVTERVAKAEQAQADENRSATRLIEERISKRLRSVAGRLEKSASWIRSHFRSDSEISNSIQEMERLSRRMACLNEVLASGLPERGNPEEPLDLGFWLEIRLEELSCLLPSKVVVEIDASEIVELADYRQGVLDLAISEALSSIGEKVSPEFKSRLLIRVFEEEAEDGVNRYPNVEFVYAGEELDSECARCLSDLSGVLVSTYSNNGLSILKLRFGGDRAKQASTQSLEASPERIESRKVLLAEDEGVLRMAIQAMLESLDFEVVIARNGAEALDKFFQHRDELSAALVDRYMPEIDGLGVLKSIRSSSPDLPVVMMSGDDRAWVSEDGEEIEEGSSRFLCKPFGTSALRATLSAMLCLDDSRV from the coding sequence ATGGCTTCCTCCCCGATTACCAGTCTGGTAGTTGAATCCGACCTACATCGAGCGAACCAGATTCTGTGCTCGTTGAGCGAATCGCAGGACCCTGTGTTCCACTGCGTTCATGTGCGGTCGCTCGCGGACGCGGAGCGCGTCTTTGAGGAGCGCGCGATCGACCTGATCGTTTCCCGAGTTTTCCTGCCCGGCTTTGAAGATGGCTCAGCGTTGGCGGCGTATCGATCGCGAATGCCTGGCGCCTTGCTCATCGCTCTCATCGAGGATGAGGAAAAGGGCGCGATGCTCGACGCGACACAGCAGCTCTCCGACGAGTGTCTCTTCTATCGAGACTTGGACAAACCCAGTTTGATGGAGGCGATCCGTCTCGCTTGGGAAAGGCGCGATTTGCTCGACGAGCTGAAGCTGCGGCAAACGAATCAGACAAGCGGTAAGGCGACTTACAAGGCTCTGCTGAACTGCATGGACGAGGCCCTGTTTCTGGTGTCGCGACCGGAAGGGGAATTGCTGTTCACCAACGATGTTGCGGAAACTTGGTATCCGAATAGCAAAGACAGCATTCTGAAAGAGCTCTTCGAGTACGGAGTGCTTGATTCCGAGTCGATAGAGCTCGAGATCGCTACCACGAACCCCATCATCCCCAACGCCGAATTGAGATCGGTAGCCCTTGACTGGCGAGGTCAGGACTGCTGCATGATCACGCTGCGCAACATTTCGAAACGCAAGCGAGCCGAGGAAGCGTACAAAACAAGCCAACGACGCTTGGAGCTCGCTTTGAAGACCTCCAACATCGGCATGTGGTCCTGGGATCTTCGCAGCAATCAGCTCCAGTTTAGCGAACGCTGGAAGAAGCAGCTCGGATTCGGAAGTCACGAGTTTTCGAATACGCTCGCAGCCTTTCGGGAAGCCTTGCACCCGGAGGATCGCGACCATGTGGTCGGCGAACTGCGTCGAGCTCTGAAGGGCGAGATCAAAGAGTTGGAATTCGAGTATCGCATGATTCACCGCGACGGTTCCTATCGGCATATTCTCTCGCGAGCGGAGGTTTTCCCTGACAGTCAAGGCAGGCTGTCAGCTCTGCTCGGCACCCATATCGACGTGACGGAGCGCGTGGCGAAAGCGGAACAGGCGCAAGCGGATGAGAATCGGAGCGCGACCCGATTGATAGAGGAGCGCATTTCGAAGCGGTTGCGAAGCGTAGCCGGTCGGCTTGAGAAAAGCGCTTCTTGGATTCGCTCCCATTTTCGAAGCGACTCGGAGATATCCAACAGTATTCAGGAAATGGAGCGACTTTCCCGTCGGATGGCTTGCTTGAACGAGGTGCTTGCTTCCGGACTCCCGGAAAGGGGAAATCCCGAGGAGCCACTGGATCTGGGCTTCTGGCTGGAGATCAGGCTCGAGGAGCTTTCCTGTTTGCTGCCTTCCAAGGTGGTGGTGGAAATCGACGCGAGCGAGATTGTCGAGCTGGCGGACTATCGGCAAGGGGTTTTGGACTTGGCCATTTCGGAGGCGCTCTCGAGCATTGGCGAAAAGGTTTCTCCAGAATTCAAGAGCCGATTGCTGATTCGAGTTTTCGAAGAGGAGGCCGAAGATGGAGTGAACCGGTATCCAAATGTTGAATTCGTCTATGCGGGCGAAGAGCTGGATAGCGAGTGCGCCCGCTGCCTATCTGATCTTTCGGGTGTGCTTGTATCCACTTATTCGAACAATGGCTTGTCCATATTGAAGCTACGCTTCGGTGGCGATAGGGCCAAGCAAGCTTCGACGCAGTCGCTCGAAGCGAGTCCCGAACGTATCGAAAGCAGAAAGGTACTGCTGGCGGAGGACGAAGGGGTCTTGCGCATGGCGATCCAAGCCATGCTGGAGTCGTTGGATTTCGAGGTGGTGATCGCTCGAAACGGCGCGGAGGCTTTGGATAAGTTCTTTCAGCATCGCGACGAGTTGTCGGCGGCCTTGGTGGATCGCTACATGCCGGAGATCGACGGATTGGGAGTGCTGAAGTCGATCCGAAGCAGCAGCCCCGATCTGCCAGTGGTCATGATGAGCGGCGACGACCGTGCTTGGGTGTCCGAGGACGGAGAGGAAATCGAAGAGGGAAGCAGCCGTTTCCTATGCAAGCCCTTCGGCACGTCGGCTTTGCGGGCGACGCTTTCCGCCATGCTGTGTCTCGACGACAGCCGCGTCTAG
- a CDS encoding dihydrolipoamide acetyltransferase family protein, with product MATFIDMPKLSDTMTVGTVANWLKNEGDAIESGDVIAEIETDKATMELEAFEDGILLKQIAKAGEQVAIGAPIAAIGEEGEEVEVPDAPSAPKTSDSSDKKDDEPEKKDEAPAKEEKSESDSSSKKSSDSTTPEGRIKASPLAKKLAAAEGIDLASISGTGPNGRIVKQDVLDAKASGGGKKSSDSSKASSASKSKSAAPVTLPGLAIAEDAELPVSNMRGVIAKRLVDSKVSAPHFYLQIDVNVANLLATRAKINADLANVPAEHGGGIKLTVNDFILKASAEALRRVPAMNRAWQGNTIRQNGSVNLAFGVAIEDGLLTPVIRNAESKTLKQIAIEAKELIGKARSKKLGPNEMTGSTFTVTNLGMYGISSFYGIINTPDAGILSVGATVNKPIVNDAGEIVAGQIMTIGLSCDHRVVDGAVGAEYLQALKTLLETPALSLI from the coding sequence ATGGCTACTTTCATCGATATGCCGAAACTGTCCGACACCATGACTGTCGGCACCGTCGCCAACTGGCTCAAAAACGAAGGCGACGCCATAGAGTCCGGCGATGTCATCGCCGAAATCGAAACCGACAAGGCGACCATGGAGTTGGAGGCCTTCGAAGACGGCATTCTCCTCAAGCAAATCGCCAAAGCCGGCGAGCAGGTCGCCATCGGCGCCCCGATCGCAGCCATCGGCGAGGAGGGCGAAGAGGTCGAGGTGCCGGACGCCCCGTCCGCTCCCAAAACCTCCGACTCCTCCGACAAAAAGGACGATGAGCCGGAAAAGAAGGACGAAGCCCCGGCCAAGGAAGAGAAATCCGAAAGCGATTCCTCCTCAAAGAAGAGCTCCGACTCCACCACGCCCGAAGGCCGCATCAAAGCTTCCCCTCTGGCCAAAAAGCTCGCGGCCGCGGAAGGCATCGATCTCGCCTCCATCAGCGGCACCGGCCCCAACGGTCGCATCGTCAAGCAGGACGTGCTCGACGCCAAAGCCTCCGGAGGCGGCAAGAAATCCAGCGATTCGTCCAAGGCTTCCTCCGCTTCCAAGTCCAAATCCGCCGCCCCGGTCACCCTGCCCGGGCTGGCCATCGCTGAAGACGCGGAACTGCCCGTTTCCAACATGCGGGGCGTCATCGCCAAGCGCCTGGTGGATTCCAAGGTCAGCGCCCCTCACTTCTACCTGCAGATCGACGTCAACGTGGCCAACCTCCTAGCCACGCGAGCCAAGATCAACGCCGACCTGGCCAACGTGCCAGCGGAACACGGCGGCGGCATCAAGCTCACTGTAAACGACTTCATCCTGAAGGCCTCAGCGGAGGCTCTGCGCCGGGTGCCCGCCATGAATCGCGCCTGGCAAGGCAATACCATCCGCCAAAACGGCAGCGTGAATCTCGCGTTCGGCGTGGCTATCGAAGATGGACTGCTCACGCCGGTCATCCGCAACGCGGAAAGCAAGACCCTCAAGCAAATCGCCATCGAAGCCAAGGAACTGATCGGCAAGGCGCGCAGCAAGAAGCTCGGGCCAAACGAAATGACCGGCAGCACCTTCACCGTGACCAACTTGGGCATGTACGGCATCAGCAGCTTCTACGGCATCATCAACACGCCAGACGCGGGCATCCTGTCGGTCGGCGCTACCGTCAATAAGCCGATCGTCAACGACGCCGGAGAAATCGTGGCCGGCCAGATCATGACCATCGGACTCAGCTGCGACCACCGCGTGGTGGACGGAGCGGTCGGCGCGGAGTACCTGCAAGCGCTCAAGACCTTGCTGGAAACCCCAGCTCTGTCGCTGATCTAG
- a CDS encoding alpha-ketoacid dehydrogenase subunit beta: MPEISYRQAIKDALAEEIERDENVVIIGEEVAQYNGAYKVTEGLLDRYGPKRIVDAPISEAGFIGMGIGASMLGVRPVMELMFWSFAYVAWDQMINNAGCVRYMSGGLINVPIVIRGPANGGTNVGATHSHTPENLIANMPGLKVVCPATPYDAKGLMKSAIRDNDPVYVMESTLLYGNKGEVPEEEYIIPLGKADIKREGTDVTIVCHGPSVGVAITAATILSSEHNISAEVVDLRSIRPLDEETIIESVKKTNRAVLVEENRPFCGVDAQIAYLIQNKAFDYLDAPVQRVSTIDAPAIYSPALEPEQLPKAANVVDKVLAIM, translated from the coding sequence ATGCCAGAGATCTCTTACAGACAAGCGATCAAAGACGCTCTCGCCGAGGAAATCGAGCGAGACGAAAACGTGGTCATCATCGGCGAAGAAGTGGCCCAGTACAACGGAGCCTACAAGGTCACCGAGGGCTTGCTCGACCGATACGGTCCCAAGCGCATCGTGGACGCGCCCATCTCCGAGGCCGGATTCATCGGCATGGGCATCGGCGCCTCCATGCTGGGCGTCCGCCCCGTGATGGAGCTGATGTTCTGGAGCTTCGCCTACGTGGCGTGGGACCAGATGATCAACAACGCCGGCTGCGTGCGCTACATGTCCGGCGGCCTGATCAACGTGCCCATCGTCATCCGCGGACCCGCCAACGGCGGCACCAACGTAGGCGCCACCCATTCGCACACCCCGGAAAACCTTATCGCCAACATGCCAGGCCTGAAGGTGGTCTGCCCTGCGACTCCCTACGACGCCAAAGGCCTCATGAAGTCCGCCATCCGCGACAACGACCCGGTCTACGTCATGGAATCCACCCTGCTCTACGGCAACAAAGGCGAAGTGCCCGAAGAGGAATACATCATCCCGCTGGGCAAGGCCGACATCAAGCGTGAGGGCACCGACGTCACCATCGTCTGCCACGGCCCATCCGTGGGCGTAGCCATCACCGCCGCGACCATTCTCTCCAGCGAGCACAACATCAGCGCCGAAGTCGTCGACCTACGCTCCATCCGTCCGCTCGACGAGGAAACGATCATCGAGTCGGTCAAGAAGACCAACCGGGCCGTGCTGGTCGAGGAAAACCGTCCCTTCTGCGGCGTCGACGCCCAGATCGCCTACCTGATTCAGAACAAGGCCTTCGACTACCTCGACGCCCCGGTGCAGCGCGTTTCCACCATCGACGCCCCCGCAATCTACAGCCCAGCGCTCGAGCCGGAACAGCTGCCGAAAGCGGCCAACGTCGTCGATAAGGTCCTCGCGATCATGTAA
- the pdhA gene encoding pyruvate dehydrogenase (acetyl-transferring) E1 component subunit alpha, translating into MAKEAKLPINKGLSKEDQLAFYRDMVRIRRFEERSLRVYQQGKIGGFLHLYIGQESIAVGCASLMGEHDHMITAYRNHGHGLAVGMGMNECMAELLGKATGCSKGKGGSMHYFAPDKNYWGGHGIVGGQVPLGTGIAYALKYKGLTGSCMTFMGDGAINQGAVHEAYNLAALWDLPAIFIIENNGYSMGTSQERSSSHPEHGLAARAEGYNMAWEHVNGESIFAIRDGVGRAIERAHKESKPTLLEIHTYRYQGHSVADANAKKYRTKEEIDDYRKNHDPLNVYRLYLLDQKIMSEDEMKEIDNAAKKEAEDAAKFADESDFPSVESITEDVYWEADNPDQRASQGRLFFND; encoded by the coding sequence GCGATCCCTTCGCGTCTACCAGCAAGGCAAGATCGGAGGCTTCCTCCACCTCTACATCGGCCAGGAGTCGATCGCGGTGGGCTGCGCGTCTCTCATGGGCGAACACGACCACATGATCACCGCCTACCGCAACCACGGACACGGCCTCGCGGTGGGCATGGGCATGAACGAATGCATGGCCGAGCTGCTCGGAAAGGCTACCGGCTGCTCCAAGGGCAAAGGCGGCTCCATGCACTACTTCGCGCCGGACAAGAACTACTGGGGCGGCCACGGCATCGTGGGCGGCCAGGTTCCCCTCGGAACCGGCATCGCCTACGCCCTCAAGTACAAGGGCCTCACCGGTTCCTGCATGACCTTCATGGGAGACGGAGCCATCAACCAGGGCGCCGTGCACGAAGCCTACAACCTGGCCGCTCTCTGGGATCTTCCCGCCATCTTCATCATCGAGAACAACGGCTATTCCATGGGAACTTCCCAGGAACGCTCCTCCTCGCACCCCGAGCATGGTCTCGCCGCCCGAGCCGAGGGCTACAACATGGCGTGGGAGCACGTGAACGGCGAATCCATATTCGCCATCCGCGACGGCGTGGGACGAGCCATCGAGCGGGCTCACAAGGAATCCAAGCCGACTCTGCTGGAGATCCATACCTACCGCTACCAAGGCCATTCCGTGGCCGACGCCAACGCCAAGAAGTACCGCACCAAGGAAGAGATCGACGACTACCGCAAGAACCACGATCCGCTCAACGTCTATCGCCTCTACCTGCTCGACCAGAAGATCATGAGCGAGGACGAGATGAAGGAAATCGACAACGCGGCCAAGAAAGAGGCGGAAGACGCGGCGAAGTTCGCCGACGAAAGCGATTTCCCATCCGTGGAGTCCATCACCGAGGACGTCTACTGGGAAGCGGACAACCCCGACCAGCGGGCCTCCCAAGGCCGCCTCTTCTTCAACGACTAA